ATCGGAATAGTAAATTAAACATAAAACCAAATTCCTCTCCTCGTACACGGGGAGAGCTTGGGTTTAGCTTTTTTTTAATGTGTTCTAACTTAGTTAATCACTAACAGCTTCCTCAGTTGGCACTTGTTGCCCAATCTGCGGTTCTGTACCAGCAAGTAAGCGTTGAATATTGCTGCGATGCCGCCAAATTACATAGAAACCAGCAACAGCACCGAATAGTACGTATGGAAGAGGCTGTTTGAACAAAATCATCAAAATGCTAACTGCGATCGCGCCACTAATAGAACTTAAAGACACAATCCGAGACAAGGCAAACACTACGCCAAACACTCCTCCTGTTCCCAATCCTACTTGCCAACACATAGTTAATAAAACACCTAAGCTGGTGGCGACAGATTTGCCGCCAGTAAAGTTCAGCCAAATTGAGCGACTATGACCGAAGATTACAGCGAATCCAGCAGCGGCTATCAACCAAGGTTGCCAAGTTATAGGTAAAGGCATCAACTTGAAAGCATAAAACGCATTAACAGCAGAAAGCGCGGCTACTCCCTTGAATGCGTCAACCAGTAAAACTACTAATGCAGGGCCTTTGCCTAAAGTTCTTAGCACGTTAGTAGCACCAGTAGAGCCAGATCCTTGCTCTCGAATATCTATTCCCTTGAGTAACTTACCTGCTGTATAACCAGTTGGAATTGAACCGAGTAAATAAGCTGCAAGTAACAGCAGACCGCAAATACTTAACTCAAGAAACATATATAAATCAATTAACAATTATCAATTAACAATTATCAATGATTAATTAACAATTATCAATTAACGAATGCCAGTCTTTAA
The window above is part of the Oculatellaceae cyanobacterium genome. Proteins encoded here:
- the plsY gene encoding glycerol-3-phosphate 1-O-acyltransferase PlsY — translated: MFLELSICGLLLLAAYLLGSIPTGYTAGKLLKGIDIREQGSGSTGATNVLRTLGKGPALVVLLVDAFKGVAALSAVNAFYAFKLMPLPITWQPWLIAAAGFAVIFGHSRSIWLNFTGGKSVATSLGVLLTMCWQVGLGTGGVFGVVFALSRIVSLSSISGAIAVSILMILFKQPLPYVLFGAVAGFYVIWRHRSNIQRLLAGTEPQIGQQVPTEEAVSD